One Porphyromonas pogonae genomic region harbors:
- a CDS encoding putative porin, producing MNKRQLSIGIILLATACMASWAQNDKNYDYKIKEVKEVPEETKIVRGSKLKAYSILPETCMPIRVEMPDTLTTLYYNRFSAEGRSLAIGYTGNINSPWHDKIFFNRPIESSPFAYFSGFDGMIYTPRNAKFYNTRTPFTLLNFQNNMSYNEKEERLSGTFGVNFGRKVNIGADFETATANGFYNSNKVKDRRYRFFGSYTGDKYELYAYIANDYYNINENGGIANDDYIYHPENFNKGKRDIKSKDIPVNIPNEILFNRLRSGHAFLSHRYNFGYKKDVDVEQALAMQIKEEEKEGINHDEEGHVHEHYKIDSVKYIPVASISHTLEYDKYDRRFISKQPFDWSKIYANTYIVNGGNNTGGNTPNIVNPNDTMAMNTLKNTIAVSLREGFRSWVKFGLSGYVRFENRRYSIINLNLNDNYKNAHSEFATYVGAQIDRLSGKGLNFIAKGEFAVLGEDIGAFRMDGILKSRFNLFRKDFGLTANAEFYNTNPSYFTKHQHGTFHWWDENFKFIRRLSFGGRADLESYGLWAKVQSATLQNYISYGRDGKPQQNSNVIQILSTEFGQKYHWSNLNWIITANTQVTSDANALPLPAFAMYGNLFFDFYLAKVLRIQTGLEGYYHSAYKAPFYEPSIQQFVNQDEKNIGGNNALINAYANFHLKRARFFIKMYNIADGLIKSDRFSLLHYPINPRSLNLGIIVDFNN from the coding sequence ACAGTTAAGCATTGGTATTATTCTGCTGGCCACGGCATGCATGGCATCCTGGGCACAGAATGATAAAAACTACGACTATAAGATAAAAGAAGTAAAAGAAGTCCCGGAAGAAACAAAGATTGTGAGGGGGAGTAAGCTGAAAGCTTATAGCATATTGCCGGAAACTTGCATGCCCATAAGAGTGGAGATGCCTGATACGCTGACAACCCTGTATTATAACAGATTCTCTGCAGAAGGGAGGTCATTGGCTATAGGTTATACAGGAAACATCAATTCACCATGGCACGATAAGATATTCTTCAACAGACCTATAGAAAGTAGTCCTTTTGCTTACTTCTCCGGATTTGACGGGATGATTTACACTCCTCGTAACGCTAAGTTCTATAATACACGTACACCTTTTACCCTACTCAATTTCCAAAATAATATGTCTTACAACGAAAAAGAGGAGAGACTAAGCGGAACTTTCGGGGTAAATTTCGGGAGAAAAGTAAACATAGGTGCTGATTTTGAGACTGCCACTGCCAATGGATTCTACAACTCGAACAAAGTCAAAGACAGACGATATCGTTTTTTTGGAAGCTACACAGGTGACAAGTACGAGCTATATGCCTACATCGCCAATGACTACTACAACATAAACGAGAATGGTGGTATTGCCAATGATGATTATATCTACCACCCCGAAAACTTCAACAAAGGTAAAAGAGATATCAAATCCAAAGATATCCCGGTAAATATCCCGAATGAAATACTCTTCAACAGATTGCGCTCAGGACATGCATTCCTATCGCACCGTTATAATTTCGGGTATAAAAAAGATGTGGATGTAGAGCAAGCCTTGGCTATGCAAATCAAAGAGGAAGAGAAAGAAGGCATAAATCATGATGAAGAAGGGCATGTACATGAGCATTATAAAATAGACTCTGTAAAATATATCCCTGTAGCAAGTATATCCCATACTTTGGAGTATGACAAATATGACAGAAGGTTTATAAGTAAGCAACCCTTTGACTGGTCCAAGATTTACGCCAATACTTATATTGTAAACGGTGGTAATAATACCGGAGGCAATACGCCCAATATTGTAAATCCCAATGACACCATGGCTATGAATACGTTGAAAAATACAATAGCTGTATCACTAAGGGAAGGATTTAGAAGTTGGGTTAAGTTCGGACTTTCAGGATATGTCAGATTCGAGAACCGCCGTTACTCAATCATCAATCTGAATCTCAATGATAATTACAAAAACGCCCATTCCGAATTTGCCACTTATGTAGGAGCACAGATAGATCGCTTGAGTGGCAAAGGACTCAACTTCATCGCCAAAGGAGAATTTGCTGTTTTGGGCGAAGATATAGGCGCATTCAGGATGGACGGAATACTGAAGTCAAGATTCAATCTGTTTCGTAAGGATTTCGGACTCACTGCTAATGCTGAATTTTACAATACCAATCCGTCCTACTTCACTAAGCACCAGCACGGAACTTTCCATTGGTGGGACGAAAACTTCAAATTTATCCGACGTCTGAGCTTCGGAGGAAGAGCTGATTTAGAGTCATACGGCTTATGGGCAAAGGTACAGTCGGCAACTCTGCAAAACTACATTAGCTACGGCAGAGACGGTAAACCTCAACAGAATTCTAACGTAATACAAATACTGAGCACAGAGTTTGGCCAAAAATATCACTGGAGCAACCTGAACTGGATTATTACAGCTAATACTCAAGTTACAAGTGATGCCAACGCTCTGCCTCTGCCTGCATTTGCGATGTACGGTAATCTGTTTTTTGATTTCTATCTTGCCAAAGTACTTAGGATACAAACAGGTCTCGAAGGCTACTACCACTCAGCCTATAAAGCTCCTTTTTACGAACCATCCATACAACAATTTGTCAATCAAGATGAGAAAAACATCGGAGGGAATAATGCACTGATCAATGCTTATGCAAATTTTCACCTCAAAAGAGCTCGTTTTTTCATAAAAATGTATAATATTGCCGACGGATTGATCAAGTCTGACCGATTTTCACTATTGCACTATCCGATTAATCCCCGCTCTCTTAATTTGGGTATTATTGTTGATTTTAACAATTAA